A DNA window from Centroberyx gerrardi isolate f3 chromosome 5, fCenGer3.hap1.cur.20231027, whole genome shotgun sequence contains the following coding sequences:
- the LOC139909094 gene encoding transcription factor HES-5-like isoform X1, producing MKPAEIRFSLQKPLQHRDPAMAPTITSAMINSQEQLTLTHKLRKPVVEKLRRERINSSIEQLKSLLGPEFLKQQPDSKLEKADILEMTVCFLTRQQQHQPVDSAAVNQGYSRCVQEVEHFLSKEEVKTQSQRRLLNHFHNLQSSSDQNLREAEKSPVHSKEKSPVHSKEKSPVHSALWRPW from the exons ATGAAGCCAGCAGAGATCAGATTCTCTCTACAGAAACCTCTACAGCACAGAGATCCAGCCATGGCTCCTACAATCACTTCAGCAATGATCAATTCTCAGGAGCAGCTGACTCTGACACACAAG CTCAGAAAGCCAGTGGTGGAGAAGTTACGCAGAGAGCGAATCAACAGCAGCATTGAGCAGCTCAAGTCTCTCCTGGGTCCAGAGTTCCTCAAACAGCAGCCTGACTCCAAGCTGGAGAAAGCAGACATCCTGGAGATGACAGTTTGCTTCCTGAcacgacagcagcagcaccaaccTGTGGACTCAGCAGCTGTCAATCAGGGCTACTCCAGGTGTGTCCAAGAGGTGGAGCACTTCCTGTccaaggaggaggtgaagacacAGTCCCAGAGAAGACTGCTGAACCACTTCCACAACCTGCAGTCTTCCTCTGATCAGAACCTGAGAGAGGCTG AGAAGAGTCCAGTCCACAGCAAAGAGAAGAGTCCAGTCCACAGCAAAGAGAAGAGTCCAGTCCACAGTGCCCTCTGGAGGCCGTGGTAG
- the LOC139909094 gene encoding transcription factor HES-5-like isoform X5, protein MKPAEIRFSLQKPLQHRDPAMAPTITSAMINSQEQLTLTHKLRKPVVEKLRRERINSSIEQLKSLLGPEFLKQQPDSKLEKADILEMTVCFLTRQQQHQPVDSAAVNQGYSRCVQEVEHFLSKEEVKTQSQRRLLNHFHNLQSSSDQNLREAVHSKEKSPVHSKEKSPVHSALWRPW, encoded by the exons ATGAAGCCAGCAGAGATCAGATTCTCTCTACAGAAACCTCTACAGCACAGAGATCCAGCCATGGCTCCTACAATCACTTCAGCAATGATCAATTCTCAGGAGCAGCTGACTCTGACACACAAG CTCAGAAAGCCAGTGGTGGAGAAGTTACGCAGAGAGCGAATCAACAGCAGCATTGAGCAGCTCAAGTCTCTCCTGGGTCCAGAGTTCCTCAAACAGCAGCCTGACTCCAAGCTGGAGAAAGCAGACATCCTGGAGATGACAGTTTGCTTCCTGAcacgacagcagcagcaccaaccTGTGGACTCAGCAGCTGTCAATCAGGGCTACTCCAGGTGTGTCCAAGAGGTGGAGCACTTCCTGTccaaggaggaggtgaagacacAGTCCCAGAGAAGACTGCTGAACCACTTCCACAACCTGCAGTCTTCCTCTGATCAGAACCTGAGAGAGGCTG TCCACAGCAAAGAGAAGAGTCCAGTCCACAGCAAAGAGAAGAGTCCAGTCCACAGTGCCCTCTGGAGGCCGTGGTAG
- the LOC139909094 gene encoding transcription factor HES-5-like isoform X2, with protein MKPAEIRFSLQKPLQHRDPAMAPTITSAMINSQEQLTLTHKLRKPVVEKLRRERINSSIEQLKSLLGPEFLKQQPDSKLEKADILEMTVCFLTRQQQHQPVDSAAVNQGYSRCVQEVEHFLSKEEVKTQSQRRLLNHFHNLQSSSDQNLREAGLSLLSCPKSPVHSKEKSPVHSALWRPW; from the exons ATGAAGCCAGCAGAGATCAGATTCTCTCTACAGAAACCTCTACAGCACAGAGATCCAGCCATGGCTCCTACAATCACTTCAGCAATGATCAATTCTCAGGAGCAGCTGACTCTGACACACAAG CTCAGAAAGCCAGTGGTGGAGAAGTTACGCAGAGAGCGAATCAACAGCAGCATTGAGCAGCTCAAGTCTCTCCTGGGTCCAGAGTTCCTCAAACAGCAGCCTGACTCCAAGCTGGAGAAAGCAGACATCCTGGAGATGACAGTTTGCTTCCTGAcacgacagcagcagcaccaaccTGTGGACTCAGCAGCTGTCAATCAGGGCTACTCCAGGTGTGTCCAAGAGGTGGAGCACTTCCTGTccaaggaggaggtgaagacacAGTCCCAGAGAAGACTGCTGAACCACTTCCACAACCTGCAGTCTTCCTCTGATCAGAACCTGAGAGAGGCTGGCTTGTCTCTTCTGAGCTGCCCA AAGAGTCCAGTCCACAGCAAAGAGAAGAGTCCAGTCCACAGTGCCCTCTGGAGGCCGTGGTAG
- the LOC139909094 gene encoding transcription factor HES-5-like isoform X4: MKPAEIRFSLQKPLQHRDPAMAPTITSAMINSQEQLTLTHKLRKPVVEKLRRERINSSIEQLKSLLGPEFLKQQPDSKLEKADILEMTVCFLTRQQQHQPVDSAAVNQGYSRCVQEVEHFLSKEEVKTQSQRRLLNHFHNLQSSSDQNLREAGFPVHSKEKSPVHSKEKSPVHSALWRPW, from the exons ATGAAGCCAGCAGAGATCAGATTCTCTCTACAGAAACCTCTACAGCACAGAGATCCAGCCATGGCTCCTACAATCACTTCAGCAATGATCAATTCTCAGGAGCAGCTGACTCTGACACACAAG CTCAGAAAGCCAGTGGTGGAGAAGTTACGCAGAGAGCGAATCAACAGCAGCATTGAGCAGCTCAAGTCTCTCCTGGGTCCAGAGTTCCTCAAACAGCAGCCTGACTCCAAGCTGGAGAAAGCAGACATCCTGGAGATGACAGTTTGCTTCCTGAcacgacagcagcagcaccaaccTGTGGACTCAGCAGCTGTCAATCAGGGCTACTCCAGGTGTGTCCAAGAGGTGGAGCACTTCCTGTccaaggaggaggtgaagacacAGTCCCAGAGAAGACTGCTGAACCACTTCCACAACCTGCAGTCTTCCTCTGATCAGAACCTGAGAGAGGCTGGCTT TCCAGTCCACAGCAAAGAGAAGAGTCCAGTCCACAGCAAAGAGAAGAGTCCAGTCCACAGTGCCCTCTGGAGGCCGTGGTAG
- the LOC139909094 gene encoding transcription factor HES-5-like isoform X6 — translation MKPAEIRFSLQKPLQHRDPAMAPTITSAMINSQEQLTLTHKLRKPVVEKLRRERINSSIEQLKSLLGPEFLKQQPDSKLEKADILEMTVCFLTRQQQHQPVDSAAVNQGYSRCVQEVEHFLSKEEVKTQSQRRLLNHFHNLQSSSDQNLREAGFKEKSPVHSKEKSPVHSALWRPW, via the exons ATGAAGCCAGCAGAGATCAGATTCTCTCTACAGAAACCTCTACAGCACAGAGATCCAGCCATGGCTCCTACAATCACTTCAGCAATGATCAATTCTCAGGAGCAGCTGACTCTGACACACAAG CTCAGAAAGCCAGTGGTGGAGAAGTTACGCAGAGAGCGAATCAACAGCAGCATTGAGCAGCTCAAGTCTCTCCTGGGTCCAGAGTTCCTCAAACAGCAGCCTGACTCCAAGCTGGAGAAAGCAGACATCCTGGAGATGACAGTTTGCTTCCTGAcacgacagcagcagcaccaaccTGTGGACTCAGCAGCTGTCAATCAGGGCTACTCCAGGTGTGTCCAAGAGGTGGAGCACTTCCTGTccaaggaggaggtgaagacacAGTCCCAGAGAAGACTGCTGAACCACTTCCACAACCTGCAGTCTTCCTCTGATCAGAACCTGAGAGAGGCTGGCTT CAAAGAGAAGAGTCCAGTCCACAGCAAAGAGAAGAGTCCAGTCCACAGTGCCCTCTGGAGGCCGTGGTAG
- the LOC139909094 gene encoding transcription factor HES-5-like isoform X3, with product MKPAEIRFSLQKPLQHRDPAMAPTITSAMINSQEQLTLTHKLRKPVVEKLRRERINSSIEQLKSLLGPEFLKQQPDSKLEKADILEMTVCFLTRQQQHQPVDSAAVNQGYSRCVQEVEHFLSKEEVKTQSQRRLLNHFHNLQSSSDQNLREAGLSLLSCPVQTIHSKEKSPVHSALWRPW from the exons ATGAAGCCAGCAGAGATCAGATTCTCTCTACAGAAACCTCTACAGCACAGAGATCCAGCCATGGCTCCTACAATCACTTCAGCAATGATCAATTCTCAGGAGCAGCTGACTCTGACACACAAG CTCAGAAAGCCAGTGGTGGAGAAGTTACGCAGAGAGCGAATCAACAGCAGCATTGAGCAGCTCAAGTCTCTCCTGGGTCCAGAGTTCCTCAAACAGCAGCCTGACTCCAAGCTGGAGAAAGCAGACATCCTGGAGATGACAGTTTGCTTCCTGAcacgacagcagcagcaccaaccTGTGGACTCAGCAGCTGTCAATCAGGGCTACTCCAGGTGTGTCCAAGAGGTGGAGCACTTCCTGTccaaggaggaggtgaagacacAGTCCCAGAGAAGACTGCTGAACCACTTCCACAACCTGCAGTCTTCCTCTGATCAGAACCTGAGAGAGGCTGGCTTGTCTCTTCTGAGCTGCCCAGTCCAGACCA TCCACAGCAAAGAGAAGAGTCCAGTCCACAGTGCCCTCTGGAGGCCGTGGTAG
- the LOC139909096 gene encoding transcription factor HES-5-like, with the protein MKPAEIRFSLQKPLQHRDPAMAPTITSAMINSQEQLTLTHKLRKPVVEKLRRERINSSIEQLKSLLGPEFLKQQPDSKLEKADILEMTVCFLTRQQQHQPVDSAAVNQGYSRCVQEVEHFLSKEEVKTQSQRRLLNHFHNLQSSSDQNLREAGLSLLSCPVQTSISKEKSPVHSKEKSPVHSAL; encoded by the exons ATGAAGCCAGCAGAGATCAGATTCTCTCTACAGAAACCTCTACAGCACAGAGATCCAGCCATGGCACCTACAATCACTTCAGCAATGATCAATTCTCAGGAGCAGCTGACTCTGACACACAAG CTCAGAAAGCCAGTGGTGGAGAAGTTACGCAGAGAGCGAATCAACAGCAGCATTGAGCAGCTCAAGTCTCTCCTGGGTCCAGAGTTCCTCAAACAGCAGCCTGACTCCAAGCTGGAGAAAGCAGACATCCTGGAGATGACAGTTTGCTTCCTGAcacgacagcagcagcaccaaccTGTGGACTCAGCAGCTGTCAATCAGGGCTACTCCAGGTGTGTCCAAGAGGTGGAGCACTTCCTGTccaaggaggaggtgaagacacAGTCCCAGAGAAGACTGCTGAACCACTTCCACAACCTGCAGTCTTCCTCTGATCAGAACCTGAGAGAGGCTGGCTTGTCTCTTCTGAGCTGCCCAGTCCAGACCAGCATCAGCAAAGAGAAGAGTCCAGTCCACAGCAAAGAGAAGAGTCCAGTCCACAGCGCCCTCTGA
- the LOC144539352 gene encoding transcription factor HES-5-like isoform X2 yields MKPAEIRFSLQKPLQHRDPAMAPTITSAMTNSQEQLTLTHKLRKPVVEKLRRERINSSIEQLKSLLGPEFLKQQPDSKLEKADILEMTVCFLTRQQQHQPVDSAAVNQGYSRCVQEVEHFLSKEEVKTQYQRRLLNHFHNLQSSSDQNLREAGFPVHSKEKSPVHSALWRPW; encoded by the exons ATGAAGCCAGCAGAGATCAGATTCTCTCTACAGAAACCTCTACAGCACAGAGATCCAGCCATGGCTCCTACAATCACTTCAGCAATGACCAATTCTCAGGAGCAGCTGACTCTGACACACAAG CTCAGAAAGCCAGTGGTGGAGAAGTTACGCAGAGAGCGAATCAACAGCAGCATTGAGCAGCTCAAGTCTCTCCTGGGTCCAGAGTTCCTCAAACAGCAGCCTGACTCCAAGCTGGAGAAAGCAGACATCCTGGAGATGACAGTTTGCTTCCTGAcacgacagcagcagcaccaaccTGTGGACTCAGCAGCTGTCAATCAGGGCTACTCCAGGTGTGTCCAAGAGGTGGAGCACTTCCTGTccaaggaggaggtgaagacacAGTACCAGAGAAGACTGCTGAACCACTTCCACAACCTGCAGTCTTCCTCTGATCAGAACCTGAGAGAGGCTGGCTT TCCAGTCCACAGCAAAGAGAAGAGTCCAGTCCACAGTGCCCTCTGGAGGCCGTGGTAG
- the LOC144539352 gene encoding transcription factor HES-5-like isoform X1 — MKPAEIRFSLQKPLQHRDPAMAPTITSAMTNSQEQLTLTHKLRKPVVEKLRRERINSSIEQLKSLLGPEFLKQQPDSKLEKADILEMTVCFLTRQQQHQPVDSAAVNQGYSRCVQEVEHFLSKEEVKTQYQRRLLNHFHNLQSSSDQNLREAGLSLLSCPVQTSISKEKSPVHSKEKSPVHSALWRPW; from the exons ATGAAGCCAGCAGAGATCAGATTCTCTCTACAGAAACCTCTACAGCACAGAGATCCAGCCATGGCTCCTACAATCACTTCAGCAATGACCAATTCTCAGGAGCAGCTGACTCTGACACACAAG CTCAGAAAGCCAGTGGTGGAGAAGTTACGCAGAGAGCGAATCAACAGCAGCATTGAGCAGCTCAAGTCTCTCCTGGGTCCAGAGTTCCTCAAACAGCAGCCTGACTCCAAGCTGGAGAAAGCAGACATCCTGGAGATGACAGTTTGCTTCCTGAcacgacagcagcagcaccaaccTGTGGACTCAGCAGCTGTCAATCAGGGCTACTCCAGGTGTGTCCAAGAGGTGGAGCACTTCCTGTccaaggaggaggtgaagacacAGTACCAGAGAAGACTGCTGAACCACTTCCACAACCTGCAGTCTTCCTCTGATCAGAACCTGAGAGAGGCTGGCTTGTCTCTTCTGAGCTGCCCAGTCCAGACCAGCATCAGCAAAGAGAAGAGTCCAGTCCACAGCAAAGAGAAGAGTCCAGTCCACAGTGCCCTCTGGAGGCCGTGGTAG
- the LOC144539350 gene encoding transcription factor HES-5-like: MKPAEIRFSLQKPLQHRDPAMAPTITSAMTNSQEQLTLTHKLRKPVVEKLRRERINSSIEQLKSLLGPEFLKQQPDSKLEKADILEMTVCFLTRQQQHQPVDSAAVNQGYSRCVQEVEHFLSKEEVKTQSQRRLLNHFHNLQSSSDQNLREAGLSLLSCPVQTSISKEKSPVHSKEKSPVHSAL; encoded by the exons ATGAAGCCAGCAGAGATCAGATTCTCTCTACAGAAACCTCTACAGCACAGAGATCCAGCCATGGCTCCTACAATCACTTCAGCAATGACCAATTCTCAGGAGCAGCTGACTCTGACACACAAG ctcaGAAAGCCAGTGGTGGAGAAGTTACGCAGAGAGCGAATCAACAGCAGCATTGAGCAGCTCAAGTCTCTCCTGGGTCCAGAGTTCCTCAAACAGCAGCCTGACTCCAAGCTGGAGAAAGCAGACATCCTGGAGATGACAGTTTGCTTCCTGAcacgacagcagcagcaccaaccTGTGGACTCAGCAGCTGTCAATCAGGGCTACTCCAGGTGTGTCCAAGAGGTGGAGCACTTCCTGTccaaggaggaggtgaagacacAGTCCCAGAGAAGACTGCTGAACCACTTCCACAACCTGCAGTCTTCCTCTGATCAGAACCTGAGAGAGGCTGGCTTGTCTCTTCTGAGCTGCCCAGTCCAGACCAGCATCAGCAAAGAGAAGAGTCCAGTCCACAGCAAAGAGAAGAGTCCAGTCCACAGCGCCCTCTGA
- the LOC139931522 gene encoding transcription factor HES-5-like isoform X5 — protein sequence MKPAEIRFSLQKPLQHRDPAMAPTITSAMTNSQEQLTLTHKLRKPVVEKLRRERINSSIEQLKSLLGPEFLKQQPDSKLEKADILEMTVCFLTRQQQHQPVDSAAVNQGYSRCVQEVEHFLSKEEVKTQSQRRLLNHFHNLQSSSDQNLREAVHSKEKSPVHSKEKSPVHSALWRPW from the exons ATGAAGCCAGCAGAGATCAGATTCTCTCTACAGAAACCTCTACAGCACAGAGATCCAGCCATGGCTCCTACAATCACTTCAGCAATGACCAATTCTCAGGAGCAGCTGACTCTGACACACAAG CTCAGAAAGCCAGTGGTGGAGAAGTTACGCAGAGAGCGAATCAACAGCAGCATTGAGCAGCTCAAGTCTCTCCTGGGTCCAGAGTTCCTCAAACAGCAGCCTGACTCCAAGCTGGAGAAAGCAGACATCCTGGAGATGACAGTTTGCTTCCTGAcacgacagcagcagcaccaaccTGTGGACTCAGCAGCTGTCAATCAGGGCTACTCCAGGTGTGTCCAAGAGGTGGAGCACTTCCTGTccaaggaggaggtgaagacacAGTCCCAGAGAAGACTGCTGAACCACTTCCACAACCTGCAGTCTTCCTCTGATCAGAACCTGAGAGAGGCTG TCCACAGCAAAGAGAAGAGTCCAGTCCACAGCAAAGAGAAGAGTCCAGTCCACAGCGCCCTCTGGAGGCCGTGGTAG
- the LOC139931522 gene encoding transcription factor HES-5-like isoform X1 produces the protein MKPAEIRFSLQKPLQHRDPAMAPTITSAMTNSQEQLTLTHKLRKPVVEKLRRERINSSIEQLKSLLGPEFLKQQPDSKLEKADILEMTVCFLTRQQQHQPVDSAAVNQGYSRCVQEVEHFLSKEEVKTQSQRRLLNHFHNLQSSSDQNLREAEKSPVHSKEKSPVHSKEKSPVHSALWRPW, from the exons ATGAAGCCAGCAGAGATCAGATTCTCTCTACAGAAACCTCTACAGCACAGAGATCCAGCCATGGCTCCTACAATCACTTCAGCAATGACCAATTCTCAGGAGCAGCTGACTCTGACACACAAG CTCAGAAAGCCAGTGGTGGAGAAGTTACGCAGAGAGCGAATCAACAGCAGCATTGAGCAGCTCAAGTCTCTCCTGGGTCCAGAGTTCCTCAAACAGCAGCCTGACTCCAAGCTGGAGAAAGCAGACATCCTGGAGATGACAGTTTGCTTCCTGAcacgacagcagcagcaccaaccTGTGGACTCAGCAGCTGTCAATCAGGGCTACTCCAGGTGTGTCCAAGAGGTGGAGCACTTCCTGTccaaggaggaggtgaagacacAGTCCCAGAGAAGACTGCTGAACCACTTCCACAACCTGCAGTCTTCCTCTGATCAGAACCTGAGAGAGGCTG AGAAGAGTCCAGTCCACAGCAAAGAGAAGAGTCCAGTCCACAGCAAAGAGAAGAGTCCAGTCCACAGCGCCCTCTGGAGGCCGTGGTAG
- the LOC139931522 gene encoding transcription factor HES-5-like isoform X4 — protein sequence MKPAEIRFSLQKPLQHRDPAMAPTITSAMTNSQEQLTLTHKLRKPVVEKLRRERINSSIEQLKSLLGPEFLKQQPDSKLEKADILEMTVCFLTRQQQHQPVDSAAVNQGYSRCVQEVEHFLSKEEVKTQSQRRLLNHFHNLQSSSDQNLREAGFPVHSKEKSPVHSKEKSPVHSALWRPW from the exons ATGAAGCCAGCAGAGATCAGATTCTCTCTACAGAAACCTCTACAGCACAGAGATCCAGCCATGGCTCCTACAATCACTTCAGCAATGACCAATTCTCAGGAGCAGCTGACTCTGACACACAAG CTCAGAAAGCCAGTGGTGGAGAAGTTACGCAGAGAGCGAATCAACAGCAGCATTGAGCAGCTCAAGTCTCTCCTGGGTCCAGAGTTCCTCAAACAGCAGCCTGACTCCAAGCTGGAGAAAGCAGACATCCTGGAGATGACAGTTTGCTTCCTGAcacgacagcagcagcaccaaccTGTGGACTCAGCAGCTGTCAATCAGGGCTACTCCAGGTGTGTCCAAGAGGTGGAGCACTTCCTGTccaaggaggaggtgaagacacAGTCCCAGAGAAGACTGCTGAACCACTTCCACAACCTGCAGTCTTCCTCTGATCAGAACCTGAGAGAGGCTGGTTT TCCAGTCCACAGCAAAGAGAAGAGTCCAGTCCACAGCAAAGAGAAGAGTCCAGTCCACAGCGCCCTCTGGAGGCCGTGGTAG
- the LOC139931522 gene encoding transcription factor HES-5-like isoform X2: protein MKPAEIRFSLQKPLQHRDPAMAPTITSAMTNSQEQLTLTHKLRKPVVEKLRRERINSSIEQLKSLLGPEFLKQQPDSKLEKADILEMTVCFLTRQQQHQPVDSAAVNQGYSRCVQEVEHFLSKEEVKTQSQRRLLNHFHNLQSSSDQNLREAGLSLLSCPKSPVHSKEKSPVHSALWRPW from the exons ATGAAGCCAGCAGAGATCAGATTCTCTCTACAGAAACCTCTACAGCACAGAGATCCAGCCATGGCTCCTACAATCACTTCAGCAATGACCAATTCTCAGGAGCAGCTGACTCTGACACACAAG CTCAGAAAGCCAGTGGTGGAGAAGTTACGCAGAGAGCGAATCAACAGCAGCATTGAGCAGCTCAAGTCTCTCCTGGGTCCAGAGTTCCTCAAACAGCAGCCTGACTCCAAGCTGGAGAAAGCAGACATCCTGGAGATGACAGTTTGCTTCCTGAcacgacagcagcagcaccaaccTGTGGACTCAGCAGCTGTCAATCAGGGCTACTCCAGGTGTGTCCAAGAGGTGGAGCACTTCCTGTccaaggaggaggtgaagacacAGTCCCAGAGAAGACTGCTGAACCACTTCCACAACCTGCAGTCTTCCTCTGATCAGAACCTGAGAGAGGCTGGTTTGTCTCTTCTGAGCTGCCCA AAGAGTCCAGTCCACAGCAAAGAGAAGAGTCCAGTCCACAGCGCCCTCTGGAGGCCGTGGTAG
- the LOC139931522 gene encoding transcription factor HES-5-like isoform X3 yields MKPAEIRFSLQKPLQHRDPAMAPTITSAMTNSQEQLTLTHKLRKPVVEKLRRERINSSIEQLKSLLGPEFLKQQPDSKLEKADILEMTVCFLTRQQQHQPVDSAAVNQGYSRCVQEVEHFLSKEEVKTQSQRRLLNHFHNLQSSSDQNLREAGLSLLSCPVQTIHSKEKSPVHSALWRPW; encoded by the exons ATGAAGCCAGCAGAGATCAGATTCTCTCTACAGAAACCTCTACAGCACAGAGATCCAGCCATGGCTCCTACAATCACTTCAGCAATGACCAATTCTCAGGAGCAGCTGACTCTGACACACAAG CTCAGAAAGCCAGTGGTGGAGAAGTTACGCAGAGAGCGAATCAACAGCAGCATTGAGCAGCTCAAGTCTCTCCTGGGTCCAGAGTTCCTCAAACAGCAGCCTGACTCCAAGCTGGAGAAAGCAGACATCCTGGAGATGACAGTTTGCTTCCTGAcacgacagcagcagcaccaaccTGTGGACTCAGCAGCTGTCAATCAGGGCTACTCCAGGTGTGTCCAAGAGGTGGAGCACTTCCTGTccaaggaggaggtgaagacacAGTCCCAGAGAAGACTGCTGAACCACTTCCACAACCTGCAGTCTTCCTCTGATCAGAACCTGAGAGAGGCTGGTTTGTCTCTTCTGAGCTGCCCAGTCCAGACCA TCCACAGCAAAGAGAAGAGTCCAGTCCACAGCGCCCTCTGGAGGCCGTGGTAG